The genome window GTGCGGAAGCGTCGGGCCTGGGCTCACCCGGAGCGCCGGCAGCGCGCCAGCACAGAATGTAGCCGGCACCTGAGGACGCAGCGCAACGCACCTGCACTGGAGAACTGAGAATCAGGGCTGGCTCTCAGAAAGGTACTGCAATAGGAGATGAAacccactgcagtgctgctgtgtcgGGCTGCTGCCTGCGCGTGGTCACTGCCGGGCTCCAGTGTCTCCAGGCAGGATGAGACACTGCTCTGCCATAACGTACTGCCGGTTTCAGTTGAAAGCAGCGCTGTAGCAAATCAATTGCAAGCACCAAGCAAGCAGCTCACGCATGGGACTACCTGCTATCCCCAGCCACTGCCTCGGCTCTGCCACCACCTGCACAGAGCACTGTGATAGGCTGCGGCAGCACCACAAGCGGCACGTCACACCTGCAGGCTGGGCAGAGCAAGCTAACACTGACCGCACGTACAGCTGTCTGATACAGGCTGCTCCTGGCAGGACCtggagctgggcacagctgaTCTTGGAAGCTAAGCAGTTCCCTAATCAGGAAGCCTGATACGCTCCTGGGAGACAAGATGAGGAGTCAGGGTTGGGTCAAAGGTAGGGAGGGCGTATGAGTACAGCAGCTGGGGGTGAGTTGGCCGTACCTGGTCATACAGCAGAGCCGAGCCACCATGTTTTCTTAGATAAAATCcctcttcattttcagaggCTTCATCTTTCAGTTACTCCAGCACTTTGCTATTGCACTTTGCATCCTGCTTTCAGGTTCAGCAGTTCTCTGAGGCAGTTTCAGGACAGTTACTTCAGTTTGTTGATTTGCTCCACAGCATCCACCTGCTGTTAGGGAACAGGGCTTTTATGTGTCAATTCTTAATCCTCCTGTCTCCATCTAGTGTCCAAATCAcacctctgctcctctcccagccccTTGAAAGAACTGCAGACCTAACAGCTTGTATCACTGTCCCAATATCCAAATGAAGCTTATCGGGCTCAAATTCAAGTCAGTACCCATAGTGCCTCCAAATGATAAGGGACTGGGGGATTTCAAAGAAACGAAAAGGTATTTGGACAAGAACCTCTTGAAATATCCAATCAAGGCTCATTTCCTGGTTTTGATTGCTCTGGAAAGGCTCGATTCAGCAGCCAAGTGCAGTTCAACCAGAGTTTGTGATAGGTAGAAGGATCCCTCCACACAGATGTGCAGAGTACCTGCTGGAAGCTCTCCAGTCTGCAGcaactgctggctgctgtcTTACCAAGCTGAGTGCTTAACACTCCCCGCACCAGGAAGGCCCATCTGGCCTTGAAGGAGAAACATACTGTGCTTGTCCTGGACTGGTTTGTCCTCGAGTGGATTTGAAAGAATGTTTCTCTGATGTAGGAGGGGAACTACAAGACTCTTCCTCACTACCTGCATTCCTAGATGCAGGCACTTCTTTAAGCACCTCTGAAGACCAAGTTACTCTTTACGACCTATGGGACAGAAAGTGGGGAGGAATGGTTTTGCTGAAACAGTTTTTGGAGACATTAGTTGTGCCGAGGCCTGGGCTTGCTGTCAGGGCCAGAtcacccagcagcaccctgcaTACAAAACATGAGGACCTGGAAGATTTCCCTTTGATCATTTATTTGGTTACAATATTGCACTGCTGCAACAGTACTCATAACCTTCAATACAAATCACGTTTTTTGACACAAAGCATCCAGTCAGCACTCCCTAATCATAATAAGCTGTCAAAATCAGTGGTTGCCAAGGGTCACAGAATACCCTGAGATGGAAGGGACTCAtaaagattatcaagtccaactcctgactccacccTGCAACCCCAAAAAACTTCAGCTGCCCCTCATGCTTCCTGCCCTCTGGACTCTTTACCCAGCGTCTCCAGGAAACTTGCCTAGCATCAACTGCTCCTGGAGCTCCACCTGAGTTCCCCACCCTAGCCTGAGCCATGGTGGACCAGCACCCATGccttctcctgcagctggactgctgctggaggtggtcCTGTTCCCTGTGGCTCTGCCTTCCTGGCCAGACACCATGGGCAAAAGGAATCTGACTCGTTACCTCATCTTTTCTGAAGATTGCTGGTTGGTGGAAATTGCTGTTGCCACCACAGCCAGACATCCCACTCCACTACTGCAGGACTGCCTCCTGCCCAGGTTATTGTCCATTCAGTGCTGTGATCACTTTGTTCATCCTCCTGCATAGCGCAGCCCTGCTGTCATGGTCTCCATCAGTCCCAGGTCCTTGCAGACATCCTCGCCAGGTGGTCAATCCCCAGGTCACATAGGTGAGGGCTGTACATACACATGGAGTGAGGTTTCACTTTACCGCCAGGGAGGCTTGGCTTTGCAGCCATGCCCTGCCAGGGAGTTCCTGGCAGAAGGCCCACACATGCTTTTTGACGGcgcccacagcagaggggtggtggaTGCTGCAGGAGAGCCCTGGTTTTCATGCCTTTCTGCCTTGGTGTTGCCTGAAGCAAGGCGAGGCCGATCCACAGAGGCGTTCAGGCAGCTGAGGGACTGGGAACGGCCGAGAGACTGCGAGCATCCTCCAGGAGGAGCAGCCCGGACGCCAGCACCTGAACAGCCCTCGAGATGCTCACAGGCGCCGGACTGGCCTCGCCGAGCTGTCCCAGAGCCCGCAGCGGCCCGTTCATCAAGGTCTGGCGGGCGGGCAGGCGGCAGGGGGCTGCccctggggctggaggggaggCTGGGCTGGCAGCGAGGGGCCGGCGGCGGGCTCCAGAACAGGGAGTGCAGCTTGGCCACATCTGCTCTCCCCATCCGCAGCGCCCAGTCCGGCTGCCCGGGCCGGGTGCCGAACAGGGACTCGTCGCAGTAGGACGGAGCGCGGCTCCGCAACCTGCGCGGGGAGACAAGGGGAGAGGCGCTGAGATCGGGGGCGGCGAAGCGGGCAGGGCGGCGCCTActccccggccccgctcacCTCCACCTGCTCCCCGCCCTGGGACTGCTGCGGCGGCGGACAGCCGCGCTCCCGCCAGAGCTCCGCGCAGCCCCCGAGACCGCCGCCATCAGCCGGCAGCTCCGCCCCTTCCGCACTGCTCTGCGGGGCCGCCACCCGCTTCCGCCGCCAGCGGCGCGGCCTGAGCAGAGGTGGGGGGGGTATGACGGTGGGGGGGGGTATGACGGTGGGGGCCTTGTGGGAGCCGTGACTACATCCGGTGTGCCCGCCGCTCGGATGCTGTCGGTCTCCACGTGGCCGCGGCCGCAGAACTGGCTTTTCCAGTCCCCGTGACCACCAGTACTGATGTCCCTAGTCCCTATTTCCAACAGCAGTATTTCAACTTATCTACACGTGTGCGTGCTGGTGAAGAGATGTGATTTCTGTTATTAAACAGaagtttttttatttgattattaAAGTTGGGCTTCTGTGACTTTGTGAAATAATAAGTTGGCAGGctcactgcagaagaaatatcCAGAATACTGGTATGGTGCTGATAAACTGTAATTTTCAACATCTCAAAgcacaaaaagtaaaaagtaattTGCTGTTAATTAGTTTTGCTGTATGTATTCGATTAGTGTTCCTGCTGTTCGGACCACGCTGGGGGCAGTGTGGAAGTAGTAGTTGActtgcggaatcaaactctataatCTGAGGATAGGTTATAAAGCAGACAGTGTTTATTCAGACGAATGTACAAGCGCCAGGTGCAAGGGAGAttgctccacctaacttgcacaccggtcaacagaaatgttacatatttgtAAGTCAAGTTCATACATATTCAACAGATTACCTTGAACCctctacatattcattaatcaAGTCCCTTCCCCCTGGCGCATGCATTGTATTCTCCCACCCCCATCTAGTGATCTCTTGGGATGAAGTAAACACTCTTCCTCATCATGTCTTCTTGAACTTTAACCTACTTTTCTCCTCGCTATCCTAATTCTTGCTGATGAGGTTCATCCCTTCCTCATTATTTTGCTGACAATGAGACTGGGGCCAATTTTCTTCTGGCTCCCTCCTCCGGTTTCCTCCCTATCTTGCTGACAAGGAGTCTGGTACCTATGTTTTTCTTGCTGCGAAAGAGTGCTTTTGTGGAATTTAAGCAATAAGCAGAATCCAAGCAAAATCCAAAACTCCTTCTATTCTATTAAAGTAAGCAGAATCCAACCTCCCCCCTTTATCATAGTCACTGTAGAAACACGTGGCCCTTCGCTGATCCAAGCTCGCTAAAAGGGGATTTACAAGAGGATGCTCATTATATCAACACGAGAGACCCTGTGTGGCTCAGGGAGGTGCTTTGGTTCAGTGTGGAGCTGGTTGGGATCTCTGGGGATGTGGCTGGGCTCCCCTTAGGGATACCTGGGACTCGCAGAAGGAGAACTGTTTGCTCCAAGGAGATGATTGATTGCCTTGGGGAAAAGCTTGGGTGCTCCAGGAATGTACTTGTGTGCCCTCAAGAGATGGTTGTGTGGTTAGCAAACATGCTTGGGTTCCACaaagagatgtgtggatgtcAGGTACACGCTCGGTTACCACAAAAATATCCTTGGTGAACCAAGgagatgcattttgttttgttaatgcAAAGAAACCCCATGTCTGTGTGCAGCCAGTTCTACAAGTGAAGTTGGTGGGAAGTGATGTGGAAACATTCAGCAACAGGTTTGTCATGGGAAAAACTGAGATTTTGAGTAATGGGAGTCCCATGTGACTGATGAGAGAAATGGCAGATTAGGAGGGCTGGAATGAAGGTTGCCCATACAGTGTCTGACAAAAAGggttttccttttcccaccTATTCAGACATAAAATGCAACAGTCTGAATCCATATGAATGGGAGATTGTTGATACTGATTATtcctgaagcagaaaaacaaagaaagctgtaaaaaaaagaagaagatgTCTTATTATTTCATACTGGAATCTTTTCATTTGCACCAGACTTCTGGAATCTCTCTAATTGACcacaaaacagaagagttgATCATGTAGAAGATGCAGAAGCTTGTAAAGGCGTTGTGTGTTTCCATGAGCCCTCTGGTGCCAAGTTTCCAAACTGCAGCTCCTAAAGACCTGAATGGAACAAGTCGCAGAAGTATTAAAGTCAACCACAAGCCTCCAGGTTCCTGCGGGTCTTAGTGGTCTCCCTGAAGACTGTCACTGATGATGAAGCCATGAAGGGAAGCGCTGTTGGAGGTACCTCTCACTGGGGCTGAAAGAAACTGGAAAGTGGTAATGATAAGCACTGCTTACAAGTAGCACAGGCACTGTGCAGGTGACTTGTGATGCCACCTGAGCCCTTGAAGTATTTCACTGAACAGGACAGCCAGTTTCAGACCGCACACCCAGATATCCTAGATCCATACCTACTTCTTTGTTAACTCTATCCCAGAAGTGAATTCCAcatcctccttcctctgctgcctcAAAGTACTCAAACCTCAAAGTACTCAAGTGCAACAAGACTACCCCATGctttttcacagcttttcctACCTTTAACACACTCCCTGCTCTGCACGCATGTTGTTGCTTAACCTGGAAGACAGCTCAGCACCAAACAGCCATTCACTCCCCTCTcccagtgagatgggggagagaactggggaaaaaaaagtagagctTCTTGTAGGTtgagataaaattatttactaagaaagtgaaggaagaaataatagtaatgatgattttatatatgtatgcagACACAATTGCTTACCATCCACCCTCTTCCTGAGCAGTGGCTGCCCCCAGCCAACTCCCCCCCATTTTATAGCTTTctcacatgatgtcatatggtaaGGAATATCCctaggtcagctgtcctgttACAGTCGCCTCTCAGCTCCTTGTGTACCCTCTTAGCCCCCTTGCTGGCAGGACAGTATGAGAATctgaaacatccttggctcgcctggagtactgcatccagatgtggaatgCTCAGTGCAAgggagacatggagctgttgaagTGCATCCACAGGgggaccacaaaaatgatccatgggatggagcacctccctctaaggacaggctgagagctggggctgtgcagcatggagaaggcaGGCTCTGAGGTGAAACAAGAGTGGCCTTCAGTCTctaaaggggctgtaagaaagaaggggacaaactcttttgcagggtctgttgtgaatGGATGAGGAGAAgtggtttcagactaaaagaggggagatttagatggcagataaggaaaaagtttattacaataagggtggtgaggcactagcacaggctgcccagagaggtggtggttgCCCTGTGCTGGAGACATTGAAAGTTAGGCTGGAGAGGGCTCTGCacacctgattgagctgtaggaatccctgctcattgcagggaaATTGGATAACGTGACCCTTAAATgtccctttcaactctaaggattctatgattatctgttcagcactgcttagcaacaaacaaaacatgggtgtgttatcaacactgtttttctacCAAAgccagacactatgaagaaaatcaactctgtcccatCTGAAAACAGCACAATAGCTACTCCTTATTCCATATCATTTACAGCATGTTCAAGTCCCACAGCTTCCCATACATCACCTTTCCTGCTTTTtgatatatatacacagatatCACTCCTGCAAGTGTATGGGTTAACCCTCCAAATCACAAGTGCCAAACCTTTTGTGCCTGGACCACACTGAGTGAAAAGGAATTGTCTTGAGCTGCATGTAAAATACATAATAGAGTTTATACATATATTCAAGATATACATGGTATGACATAATTAATGtatatttcttctgcagtgaatGTGCTAACTtatcaaattattttatgaaatagcACAAAACCAAGATTgataattaaataagaaaacttaCGTATCTGcttaataacaaaaaatgtCTTCACCAGCAGACACGTGGAGGTAAATTGAAATGTTATTATTGCCAATCACTAGGTTCTACTCAAAAGTGGCAAACACGCGTCACGTGTAACACATGCAGGTTAAGATCCGACTAAGTGAATATGGTAGGCATGAGAGGTGgtcagccctgccctgctccctcccctccaCAGCATTCCATTGTCACCTATGCAGTCAGTGCTTGAgcacatgaaaaatattgctaaaaATCTCATAGTAATGTTAAAAGTTTGCAGTCTTGTGGGGATGTGTTACTGACTGCCCAGGGCTGAATGTGGCCCACAGGTTGGACACACCTGCTCTAAATTGTCCATGGAGTTCCTTTAGTCTGTGACTTTGAGCTCCATCTGTCATAACAGACCCTCAGGGCTGGAGGAATGATGCATGGTGTTGGATTGCTGCATGCCATCCAGTGCCCATGTGGACAAGAGAGGGCCAGTGCCATCttggcctgcattagaaatagtatggccagcaggagcaaggaggtaatcatccccctgtactcagcactggtgaggtcccacctcgagtactgtgttcagttttgggcccctcactacaagaaagacaccgaggccctggagtgtgttcagagaagggcaacaaaactggtgagggatctggagcacaggccttatgaggagcggctgaaggagctgggattgttcagtctggagaagaggaggctcaggggagacctcattgcactctacaacttcctgaagggggattgtgatgaggagggttttggcctcttctcccaggcagcaaacaggacccaaggaaatggccacaagttgtgccagaggagattttgattagacataaggaaaaactttttctctcagagagcagtcaggcactggaatggccgCCCAAGGACGTGCAGTAGTCACCATTCAAGAGATGTCTAGATGAGAAGCTACGAGATGTGATTTATTAGCTTGTGGTAGTAACAttaatgggaggacggttggactagatgatcttgtaggtcctttccaaccttgtgattctgtgattctatgattctatgctgaAGCCCGTTCTGCTTCCATCAGAATTCATTCTTCTTTAATGTAGATGATTCTTGAAGCAAAACCATTGATAAGGCATATAGCAAACCTTGTAGTGATGACATGCAGTATTAGGTAGCAATTAGCATAATACAATTGAAATAATTGGTTATGCTCACTCATCCTCAAATTGCCTTTGAAGTGAGGGGTACACAGCAGACTTCCATATCCTTCCACATTACCCACCAAGTGCACTCACGTCCTTGAGCAAAAGCAGTCCCATGGATGGGCTAGCCTTTGTTCAAGGCAGGAATAACCAGAACTATCTTGCCCAGCATGTTATTCATGTGCATTACAGGTACTTTATTTCCCTCTACAGGACATAGGAGTTTTGAGTGGGCAGGGCCAGCTTGATTGGCAGACTCCCCACTGTTGACTAACCAGATGGCTTTTACTAAATGTGTATCCCGGTGTTTAAATATGCCAGTACCTGTTGCTCTCAGTATAGTCTTGAACAGTCCATTGTATTATATGATGCGGGATAGGGTATGTGATATACCTGTGCACACTCCTTGGCCCAGGTGTTGATGAGGTTGTTTTGGAAAGTCTCATTGTCGgactcaattctttctggggtacCATGTCACCACAAGACTTGCTTTTCAAGGCCCTGGATATGTTTCCATCCATCCAGAGGTTGCTTCCACCACTGCAAGCACATGACACTTGCCATTGTGGGTTTGTGGGTCTGATATAATCCACCTGCCAGGCCTCTCTATGTTTATATTTCAGCCACTGTCCGCGATACCAAAGAGGCTTTATCTGTTTGGCTTGCTTGATTACAGCATGTTTCACATTCATGGATAACCTGTACAGTAAGGTCCATAGTCAAGTCCACCACTCAATTCCTAGCCCATCTAATGGTTGCATCTTTTCCTTGATGGCCTGAGGTATCATATGTCAAATGAGCTAGAAGTAATTCACCCTTATGTTTCTAGTGCAGATCTACCTGAGTCACTTTAGTTCTACTGGCCTGGTCCACCTGCTGGTTGTTTTGATATTCTTCAGCGGCAGGACTTTTGGGTATGTGAATATCTACATGAGGCCTTTGCAACCAAGTTCTCCACTCAGGCAACAGTATCTTTCCACAGTGCAGTGGCTCAGATGGGTTTGCCACTGCACTgccatttgttctgctttcattgctgTAATCACCCCCATAGGAGGTGGCCACTATCCAGGAGTCAGCGTAGAGGTAAAACATGGCCACTTTTCTTGTTCACTAGTGTCTAAAGCCAGCTGGATGGCCTTCACTGCTGCAAACTGGCTCCATTCATCTTATCCTGCAGTTTCTGTGACTTGTCATGTTGGCTCCATACAGCAGCCTTCCACATCTGACGCTTTCCCACAATGCGACAGGACCCATCAGTGAACAAGGCATGCTGCTTCTTACTCTCTGCTAGTATATTGTACAGTGGGGCCTAAAAATTCCTAAAAACTGGATTTCCTGTGTAGGTCCCTTGACTGTTGTTTATGGCAAAACCAGATTTCATTAGGATTtggattattttcttccttttctcaaaaGCTTCCTCTGCTGTGTTGCTCAACACAGTGATGCCACCAATGATTGTGGGTGTTTAGAAGCTTCCTCCTTTTTCAGAGCAGTCTGGATCAGCCTATGACAAATGGTAgtgctgtgtttccacccctggggctgTCAGTTCCAGGTGTACTAgatgcccctccaggtgaaagcaaactgtggcctcCACTCTATTGCCAGAGGGATTGAGAAAAAAGCATGTCAGTTGTGGCATACAACTTGGCTGCCTTTGACTCCAATTTTCATTGAAGTTCTAGcatgtctggcacagcagcatttAGCAGtagtgtgacttcattcaggccatgATAGTCCATTGTTAGCCTCCACTCTCCACTGGGCTTTTGTATTGGACATATGGGACTGTTGGTGAGCAAGCCTTTCTGATTACTCCTTTGTTCTTCAGTTGAAAAATCAACTGATGAATTGGAATCAGAGAGTCCTGATGGGTGCAGTATTGTCATGAGTACACTGTTGTAGTAGTGATCTGCACCTGCTGTTCTATTCTTAGCAATCCCACAACAGAAGGTTCCTCTGAGAGACCAGGCAAGGTAGACAACTGCTTAATGTCCTCCATCTCCAAGGCATCTATACCAAAAGCCTTGGTACTCTTTTGGGTCCTTGAAGTACCGTCTCCTGAGATGCATGGAGACTATGAGTGAGTCACAGTGGAGTCCTTTTGCCAGTCATTCATAAAGCAGTGTTATGCAGTACATAAAATTATTATCAATCCAGTCCCCAGAGGTGATAAGCAGCAGCACAATTAAGTATATAGAAAGTAAGGTACTACATAGCACACCATTGGAAATAGGCACATCAACTCTGAGAGCAGAAAAATCAATGCTGTGACCAGCAATTATGAAACCTAATGTAATGCTtataataattttgttttgacaCATTGGTCAGATCTCCTGTTGTCTCAACCCTTCAAGCCCCACAATGGGTGCCAAAAGGATGGTGTGGTTTAATGGGCTGGCAGCCTGCTCCCGTGCCTTTAAAACTTACTCCTTGAGGAGTGACCGGCATCTTGTACCTCTTTACCCTTCAGGGCTGAATCCCAAGGGACTCACCCTACCAATGTCCTGAGCAGTTCAAAGGctgccctctggaagttcaaggTAGAAGTTTTGCTGCCCCTCTCCTGATTTCACCGAGAAgtgagaactctaccatttcgTGATCACTCTGTGCAAGACAGATCCCAAtccccacatctcccaccagacctttGTGAACAGGAGATCTAGAGGGGCACTCCCCTGGTAGGCTCTCTTACCAGCTACATCAGGAAGTTGTCTTCCAtgcactctagaaacctcctagactaCTGCTTCTGTGCAGTATTGTATTTCTAAAGCATATTAGGGAAGTTGAAGTTCCTCATGAGAATATGGGCTGGTGATCACACAACTTCTGTCAGCTGCTTGTAGAAtgcctcatctgtctcttcatcttGG of Gallus gallus isolate bGalGal1 chromosome 15, bGalGal1.mat.broiler.GRCg7b, whole genome shotgun sequence contains these proteins:
- the RITA1 gene encoding RBPJ-interacting and tubulin-associated protein 1, with amino-acid sequence MAAVSGAARSSGGSAAVRRRSSPRAGSRWRLRSRAPSYCDESLFGTRPGQPDWALRMGRADVAKLHSLFWSPPPAPRCQPSLPSSPRGSPLPPARPPDLDERAAAGSGTARRGQSGACEHLEGCSGAGVRAAPPGGCSQSLGRSQSLSCLNASVDRPRLASGNTKAERHENQGSPAASTTPLLWAPSKSMCGPSARNSLAGHGCKAKPPWR